One Paenibacillus sp. FSL H7-0737 DNA segment encodes these proteins:
- a CDS encoding response regulator transcription factor has translation MNILIIEDDPSIQMLLKLSLEVEGYQTKAVGTVTKAWDELATWSTDLILLDLMLPDRSGFELLQMLQQQYKSVPVIVLTAKNEMNDKILGFQLGADDYLTKPFETRELIERIKAVMRRMKMVAPPEVIKIGPIEIDKNGRTCKIGEQWLKTTSKEFDFMWLLCAHPKKVFTREDLLDQVWGYDYYGHTRSVDMVVNRLREKMKPNEHLIATIHGTGYKLEV, from the coding sequence ATGAATATTTTAATTATTGAAGACGATCCCAGCATTCAAATGCTGCTAAAATTGAGCTTAGAGGTGGAAGGGTATCAGACGAAAGCTGTAGGAACGGTGACTAAGGCATGGGATGAACTTGCAACATGGTCTACCGATTTAATACTGTTAGATCTTATGTTACCTGACCGTTCCGGGTTCGAGCTTCTTCAAATGCTTCAACAACAGTATAAGTCAGTCCCGGTAATCGTGCTCACCGCTAAGAATGAAATGAATGATAAAATCCTTGGCTTTCAGTTGGGAGCAGACGATTATCTAACGAAACCTTTTGAGACAAGGGAACTTATCGAGCGCATTAAGGCAGTTATGAGACGAATGAAGATGGTAGCGCCTCCTGAAGTGATCAAGATTGGACCTATTGAAATTGATAAGAATGGACGTACTTGTAAGATAGGGGAACAATGGCTTAAGACAACTAGTAAAGAGTTTGACTTCATGTGGCTCTTATGTGCTCATCCTAAGAAAGTTTTCACACGCGAAGACTTGCTTGATCAGGTCTGGGGTTATGATTATTATGGGCATACAAGATCCGTGGACATGGTGGTAAACCGTCTTCGGGAGAAAATGAAACCCAACGAGCATCTGATCGCCACTATACATGGGACAGGCTATAAGCTGGAGGTATAG